A DNA window from Patagioenas fasciata isolate bPatFas1 chromosome 1, bPatFas1.hap1, whole genome shotgun sequence contains the following coding sequences:
- the FBXO40 gene encoding F-box only protein 40: protein MIKHRAQKAPPGQHRHCERCFNRQCRAPIELSTSCMVISCRSHCGATFHMCKEEEHQLLCPLEQVPCLNSAYGCPFSMARFKLAKHLQVCPASVVCCSMEWNRWPNVDSDTTLHKNIMKETLNEECLDTALALRDQKILFRTLKIANLFPEWRKKDEVEELMDEAIGGEEGAVGGVACGSQATDNQLSELSQHERELLAKDKEGMDLGSYKTWENIFSKELLACKVTDSADSTGQKTEEASKKTASAPRATSSTEKAKEVPDSAEEAKDPKLQQVAPNTEMTGLAPWQEGVLERLKKEVGVGDYNMYLVHHGGMLIRFGQLAACTPKEKDFVYGNLEAQEVKTVYTFKVPVSYCGKRARLGDALGHKMPTSDKSVDTSELGINIEDLPKTNIVKATLLCALEKELKGHEISEARGIDGLFVDFATQTYNFPLESFSSNAVLADILDEKSPPELHVELYTECVTRRHNKSSSAFTFTCSHFFRRDEFPSHFKNVHTDIQSCLDGWFQHRCPLAYLGCTFVQNHFRPDGLKAKVIYSKALNTFAIRPEVDTLLAESGTCISTVATRRRNTDSLSSLPVEVLKYIAGFLDSFSLSQLSQVSVLMRDICATLLQERGMVLLVWEKKRYSHGGTSWRARKKIWQFSSLFSRVNKWQHNDITCMSEHLKTCPFYQVEHKTDPVLLTGMCESREQIQKTLVSTFKRRL from the exons CACCGGGCTCAGAAAGCTCCCCCTGGGCAGCACAGGCACTGTGAGAGATGTTTCAACCGGCAGTGCCGTGCACCAATTGAGCTCTCCACCTCCTGCATGGTGATCAGCTGCCGCTCCCACTGTGGGGCCACCTTCCACATGTGCAAGGAGGAGGAACACCAATTGCTCTGCCCCCTAGAGCAGGTCCCCTGCCTCAACTCGGCCTATGGCTGCCCTTTTTCCATGGCCCGTTTTAAGCTGGCAAAGCACCTCCAGGTCTGTCCAGCCAGTGTTGTCTGCTGCTCGATGGAGTGGAATCGCTGGCCAAACGTGGATTCAGACACAACCCTTCACAAGAACATTATGAAGGAGACCTTGAACGAAGAGTGTCTGGACACAGCCTTGGCACTCAGAGACCAGAAGATACTTTTCAGGACTTTGAAAATAGCCAACTTGTTTCCAGAGTGGAGGAAAAAGGATGAAGTGGAAGAGCTAATGGATGAAGCCATCGGTGGGGAAGAAGGTGCTGTGGGAGGAGTAGCCTGTGGTTCCCAAGCAACTGACAACCAGTTGTCCGAGCTCAGCCAACATGAACGTGAACTTTTGGCAAAGGACAAAGAGGGTATGGACCTGGGGAGTTACAAAACGTGGGAGAACATTTTCAGCAAAGAGCTCCTGGCTTGCAAGGTAACAGACTCAGCAGACAGCACAGGGCAAAAGACAGAGGAAGCTTCCAAGAAAACAGCGTCAGCCCCTCGTGCTACCAGCTCCACAGAAAAGGCAAAGGAAGTACCTGACAGTGCAGAAGAGGCAAAGGACCCAAAGCTTCAACAAGTAGCACCAAATACAGAAATGACAGGACTGGCTCCCTGGCAAGAAGGTGTCCTGGAGAGGCTGAAGAAGGAAGTTGGTGTAGGTGATTACAACATGTATCTGGTACATCACGGAGGAATGCTCATCCGCTTTGGCCAGCTAGCTGCTTGCACTCCCAAAGAAAAAGACTTTGTCTATGGGAACTTAGAAGCTCAGGAGGTGAAGACTGTCTACACCTTCAAAGTGCCAGTTAGTTACTGTGGCAAAAGAGCACGACTAGGAGATGCACTGGGCCACAAGATGCCAACTTCAGACAAGTCAGTGGATACCTCGGAACTGGGAATAAACATAGAAGACCTGCCTAAGACAAATATAGTTAAAGCCACACTGCTATGTGCACTGGAAAAAGAACTGAAAGGCCATGAGATCTCTGAAGCAAGGGGTATCGATGGACTCTTTGTGGATTTTGCAACACAGACATACAACTTTCCTCTGGAATCCTTCTCCTCCAATGCTGTTCTAGCAGATATTCTGGATGAAAAAAGTCCACCAGAGCTCCATGTGGAGCTCTACACTGAATGTGTAACTAGAAGACACAACAAAAGCAGTTCAGCTTTCACATTCACTTGCAGTCATTTCTTCAGGAGGGATGAGTTCCCATCCCACTTCAAGAATGTGCACACTGACATCCAGTCATGTCTGGATGGATGGTTCCAGCATCGCTGCCCACTGGCCTACCTGGGATGTACTTTTGTTCAAAATCACTTCCGCCCTGATGGACTTAAGGCCAAAGTTATATACAGCAAGGCTCTCAATACATTTGCTATTAGGCCAGAAGTAGACACTCTCCTTGCTGAATCAGGGACGTGCATTTCCACAGTGGCTACTCGAAGGAGAAATACAGACTCACTGAGCAGCCTCCCAGTGGAAGTGCTCAAGTACATTGCGGGGTTCCTGGACAGCTTCAGTTTATCTCAGCTATCACAAGTGTCAGTGCTGATGAGGGACATCTGTGCCACTCTTCTTCAAGAGAGGGGAATGGTCCTGCTCGTCTGGGAGAAAAAAAGGTATTCCCATGGTGGTACATCGTGGAGAGCTCGCAAAAAG ATCTGGCAGTTCAGCAGCCTCTTCTCTAGAGTTAACAAGTGGCAGCACAATGACATCACATGCATGTCAGAGCACCTGAAGACCTGTCCCTTCTACCAAGTGGAGCACAAGACGGACCCCGTGCTGCTGACAGGCATGTGTGAATCTCGAGAGCAAATTCAAAAGACTTTGGTTTCTACTTTCAAGCGCAGACTCTGA